The following proteins are encoded in a genomic region of Sneathiella marina:
- a CDS encoding choline/ethanolamine kinase family protein: MVEEKIQELSFWSGEITVEPLSGGMTNENFLVSDGDKRFVVRLGDDIAVHHVSRSNEFSASEAAHAAGISPAVRYHEPGVLVLDYIESKTLTAEDIRSPVMLEQIVPLIKACHQRVPQYFKGPAKIFWVFHVLRDYARSLEAAESPFVGNLPEYLRIASELEKISGPYDIVFGHNDLLPANFLDDGDRLWLIDWDYAGFNTPLFDLGGMASNSQLSEEQQRFVLEAYFDTQVTEGLWKRYEAVKVASLLREVMWSMVSESYSTLDFDYRDYTQASLMAFETAYQEFARMFK; this comes from the coding sequence ATCGTTGAAGAAAAAATTCAGGAGCTTTCTTTTTGGTCAGGTGAAATCACTGTAGAGCCGCTTTCAGGCGGCATGACCAACGAAAATTTTCTCGTATCGGATGGCGATAAGAGATTTGTGGTGCGCCTTGGTGATGACATAGCTGTACATCATGTGTCGCGGTCAAATGAGTTCTCGGCTAGTGAAGCAGCCCACGCTGCAGGCATCTCGCCGGCTGTTCGCTATCATGAGCCGGGAGTACTTGTTCTTGATTATATCGAAAGCAAGACGCTAACCGCAGAGGATATTCGAAGCCCGGTAATGCTGGAGCAAATTGTTCCCTTGATCAAGGCCTGCCATCAACGCGTTCCACAATATTTTAAGGGGCCAGCAAAGATATTTTGGGTGTTCCATGTTCTTCGGGATTACGCTCGATCCTTGGAAGCTGCGGAAAGTCCGTTTGTAGGTAACTTACCGGAATATCTGAGGATCGCCTCAGAACTGGAAAAAATATCCGGCCCGTACGATATCGTCTTTGGGCATAATGATTTGCTGCCGGCGAATTTCCTTGATGATGGTGATCGCCTTTGGCTTATTGATTGGGATTATGCGGGATTTAATACACCACTTTTCGATCTTGGAGGTATGGCCTCTAACAGTCAGCTTTCTGAAGAACAGCAGAGATTTGTCCTGGAAGCCTATTTTGACACACAGGTCACTGAAGGTCTCTGGAAAAGATATGAAGCAGTTAAAGTTGCGTCGCTATTGCGAGAGGTGATGTGGAGTATGGTTTCGGAAAGCTACTCAACACTGGATTTTGATTACAGAGATTATACACAGGCTAGTTTGATGGCGTTTGAAACCGCGTATCAGGAATTTGCAAGGATGTTCAAATAA
- a CDS encoding patatin-like phospholipase family protein: MKAKKMSGVLLKERFFKFNFLIAVAAILTGCASYGVIENKPLSQNLSHQSYSLKKIKNDGTDAKIILAFSGGGTRAAALAYGVMEALREISVNEGQKPRRNLLDEVQVITSVSGGSFTSAYYGLYGDRIFEDFKTDFLLRDIDSEIILNALNPFFWFGSAGRTELAIDIYEKYMFHGKTFADMNRPDAPLIIINATDLGNGIRFSFLQEYFDLLCSDLSTFPVARAVAASSAVPVLFNPVVVETFPKSCKPNDPAFIEILKFRDRPNDQVLEALKELQVYIDKKAETQYIHFVDGGITDNLGLRAGLEIVEAIGGANAARRVLQGKPARQIMVISVDASTKNVENMTDKSIQPSVAEVISAATDVQLQLYNRATFDLMETSLKKWVDETSTPERIASSYFVKVQFKSLQRRRSDIPRFLNINKIPTNFSLTEEQVEKLIQTGRELLLENPEFKRFLADRAGKYS; encoded by the coding sequence TTGAAGGCCAAAAAAATGAGTGGCGTATTACTTAAAGAACGGTTTTTTAAATTCAATTTTCTTATTGCTGTCGCAGCAATCCTAACTGGTTGTGCATCTTATGGGGTGATAGAGAACAAGCCGCTAAGCCAAAATTTATCCCACCAATCCTATTCTCTCAAAAAAATAAAAAATGATGGTACGGATGCCAAAATTATCCTGGCCTTCTCAGGCGGGGGGACTAGAGCTGCTGCTCTCGCTTACGGCGTTATGGAAGCTTTGCGCGAAATTTCAGTTAATGAGGGGCAGAAACCCCGGCGTAATCTTTTAGATGAGGTGCAGGTTATCACGTCGGTGTCCGGTGGCAGCTTTACTTCCGCGTATTATGGTTTGTATGGAGATCGTATTTTTGAGGACTTTAAAACAGATTTTCTGCTGAGAGATATAGATAGTGAAATTATTCTTAATGCCCTGAATCCTTTTTTCTGGTTTGGGTCCGCAGGTCGAACCGAATTAGCCATTGATATTTATGAAAAGTATATGTTTCACGGTAAAACTTTCGCAGATATGAATAGACCGGATGCACCTTTGATAATTATTAATGCGACGGATCTTGGAAACGGTATTCGTTTTTCATTTCTTCAGGAGTATTTCGATCTCCTTTGTTCCGACCTTTCGACCTTTCCTGTGGCTCGTGCGGTAGCTGCTTCTTCGGCTGTGCCGGTTCTGTTTAATCCCGTCGTTGTCGAAACTTTCCCGAAAAGTTGCAAGCCGAATGATCCGGCTTTCATTGAAATTCTTAAATTCAGAGATCGTCCGAATGATCAGGTTTTGGAAGCCCTAAAAGAACTTCAGGTCTATATCGATAAAAAGGCGGAAACACAGTATATCCATTTCGTTGACGGTGGAATTACCGATAATTTGGGACTGCGCGCAGGACTGGAAATTGTCGAAGCAATTGGCGGCGCAAACGCAGCTCGCAGAGTTTTACAGGGAAAACCAGCCCGTCAAATCATGGTTATTTCTGTCGATGCATCAACCAAAAACGTTGAAAATATGACCGACAAAAGTATACAGCCTTCAGTCGCTGAAGTCATTTCGGCAGCGACCGATGTACAGCTTCAACTATATAATCGCGCGACCTTTGATTTAATGGAAACGAGCCTGAAAAAATGGGTGGATGAGACGTCAACACCGGAAAGAATCGCATCATCTTATTTTGTAAAAGTCCAATTTAAGTCGCTGCAAAGAAGAAGAAGTGACATTCCGAGGTTCCTGAACATTAACAAGATACCGACAAATTTTTCGTTGACCGAAGAGCAAGTCGAGAAGCTTATACAGACGGGACGTGAACTATTATTGGAAAATCCGGAATTTAAACGGTTCTTGGCAGATCGTGCCGGCAAGTATTCCTAA